A single Micromonospora sp. CCTCC AA 2012012 DNA region contains:
- a CDS encoding cation-translocating P-type ATPase — translation MGTVGTTTRTGRPAAAAVPVAPVGLSAATAEARLRTDGPNRVAPPPRRHLAVRVLHQLTDPLVALLLAAAVLTTVLGDHPDTAVILLVVAVNTAIGVAQELRADRAIAALDQLAAPTARVVRDGHDLIVPAAEVVRDDLVRVEAGDVVPADLLLTQASRLRLDESALTGEAAPVARDAGGELAAGTVVATGRGTGVVLRTGPASALGRISGLVAGTRPGPTPLQRRLTGLGRVLGLVAVLLSGLVFVLGVAGGRPAVQMAVTAVSLVVAAVPESLPAVVTLALALGARRMARSRAVPRRLHAVETLGSVTVIASDKTGTLTQGRMAVQRAVTADGAGYAVTGTGYAPEGVVRQDDGRVAVPDELRRLARAGLLCNDAALAPPDDRRPEWTAVGDPLEAALVAFAARCGLDPEATRAAWPRVAEHPFDQDNRRMTTVHRSCGRGWLVVCKGAPENVLVAPLVDASAEELAALTARAHLLAAEGLRVLAVVSGWVGTAPDPAAPVGLRPVGLVAVGDPLRAGAAALADSFDRAGVRLLLVTGDHPATAAAVGGQLGLWRDGDPVVRGDDGDPADADPATRVFARTQPDQKLDIVAGLQARGHVVAMTGDGVNDAPALRRADIGVAMGGGTEVARQAADLVLVDDDLAVVAAAIGEGRRIYDNIRRFLRYALAGGVAELAVMLAGPLFGLALPLLPAQILWINLLTHGVPGVALGAEPAEPGTLHRPPRSPQESVLGAGLGRDVLLTGGLIAAVTLGAGVVAAHADRPWQSVVFLVLGLAQLGVALAVRARRLAGARRGNPGLLVAVAASALLQVGGVLVGPLRALLGTAALGAEQLLACAAVAALPGLVLRLTRRWR, via the coding sequence GTGGGCACAGTCGGTACGACGACCCGGACCGGCCGGCCCGCGGCAGCCGCCGTCCCCGTGGCACCGGTCGGCCTGAGCGCGGCGACCGCCGAGGCGCGGCTGCGTACCGACGGCCCGAACCGGGTGGCCCCGCCACCCCGCCGGCACCTGGCCGTCCGGGTCCTGCACCAGCTCACCGACCCGCTGGTGGCGCTGCTGCTCGCCGCCGCCGTGCTGACCACGGTGCTCGGCGACCACCCGGACACCGCGGTGATCCTGCTGGTGGTCGCCGTGAACACCGCGATCGGGGTGGCGCAGGAGCTGCGCGCCGACCGGGCGATCGCCGCGCTGGACCAGCTCGCCGCGCCGACCGCCCGGGTGGTCCGGGACGGACACGACCTGATCGTGCCCGCCGCCGAGGTGGTCCGCGACGACCTCGTCCGGGTCGAGGCGGGTGACGTCGTCCCGGCGGACCTGCTGCTGACGCAGGCCAGCCGGCTGCGGCTGGACGAGTCGGCGCTGACCGGTGAGGCGGCGCCCGTGGCCCGGGACGCCGGCGGGGAACTCGCCGCGGGCACGGTCGTCGCCACCGGCCGGGGCACCGGGGTGGTGCTGCGGACCGGGCCGGCCAGCGCGCTGGGCCGGATCAGCGGCCTGGTCGCCGGGACCCGCCCCGGCCCCACCCCGTTGCAGCGCCGGCTGACCGGCCTCGGCCGGGTCCTCGGGCTGGTGGCGGTGCTCCTGTCGGGTCTGGTCTTCGTGCTCGGCGTGGCCGGCGGGCGGCCGGCGGTGCAGATGGCGGTCACCGCGGTCAGCCTGGTGGTGGCGGCGGTGCCCGAGTCGCTGCCCGCCGTGGTGACCCTGGCCCTGGCGCTGGGCGCCCGCCGGATGGCGCGGTCCCGGGCCGTTCCCCGCCGGCTGCACGCGGTGGAGACGCTCGGCTCGGTGACGGTGATCGCGTCGGACAAGACCGGCACCCTCACCCAGGGGCGGATGGCGGTGCAGCGGGCGGTCACCGCCGACGGCGCCGGCTACGCGGTCACCGGCACCGGCTACGCGCCCGAGGGCGTGGTACGACAGGACGACGGGCGGGTGGCCGTACCGGACGAACTGCGCCGCCTGGCGCGGGCCGGGCTGCTCTGCAACGACGCCGCGCTGGCGCCACCGGACGACCGGCGACCGGAGTGGACCGCCGTCGGCGACCCGCTGGAGGCGGCGCTGGTGGCCTTCGCCGCCCGGTGCGGCCTGGACCCGGAGGCCACCCGCGCGGCCTGGCCCCGGGTCGCCGAGCACCCGTTCGACCAGGACAACCGGCGGATGACCACGGTGCACCGCAGCTGCGGCCGGGGCTGGCTGGTGGTGTGCAAGGGCGCGCCGGAGAACGTGCTGGTCGCCCCGCTGGTGGACGCGTCGGCGGAGGAACTCGCCGCGCTGACCGCGCGGGCGCACCTGCTGGCGGCGGAGGGGCTGCGGGTGCTCGCCGTGGTCAGCGGGTGGGTCGGCACCGCGCCCGACCCGGCCGCCCCGGTCGGCCTGCGGCCGGTGGGCCTGGTGGCGGTGGGCGACCCGCTGCGCGCCGGCGCCGCCGCGCTCGCCGACAGCTTCGACCGGGCCGGCGTACGCCTGCTGCTGGTCACCGGCGACCACCCGGCCACCGCCGCGGCGGTCGGCGGGCAGCTCGGCCTCTGGCGCGACGGCGACCCGGTGGTCCGGGGCGACGACGGCGACCCGGCCGACGCGGACCCGGCGACCCGGGTCTTCGCTCGCACCCAGCCGGACCAGAAGCTGGACATCGTCGCCGGCCTCCAGGCCCGGGGCCACGTGGTGGCGATGACCGGCGACGGCGTCAACGACGCCCCGGCGCTGCGCCGCGCCGACATCGGGGTGGCGATGGGCGGTGGCACCGAGGTGGCCCGCCAGGCCGCCGACCTGGTGCTGGTCGACGACGACCTGGCGGTGGTGGCCGCCGCGATCGGCGAGGGCCGCCGGATCTACGACAACATCCGCCGGTTCCTGCGCTACGCCCTCGCCGGCGGGGTGGCGGAGCTCGCGGTGATGCTGGCCGGACCGCTGTTCGGGCTGGCGCTGCCGCTGCTGCCCGCGCAGATCCTCTGGATCAACCTGCTCACCCACGGGGTGCCCGGGGTGGCGCTCGGCGCGGAACCGGCGGAGCCCGGCACGCTGCACCGCCCGCCCCGCTCCCCGCAGGAGTCGGTGCTCGGCGCGGGCCTGGGCCGGGACGTGCTGCTCACCGGCGGGCTGATCGCGGCCGTGACCCTGGGCGCCGGCGTGGTCGCCGCCCACGCCGACCGGCCCTGGCAGTCGGTGGTCTTCCTGGTGCTCGGCCTGGCCCAGCTCGGGGTGGCGCTGGCGGTCCGCGCGCGTCGCCTCGCCGGCGCCCGGCGGGGCAATCCGGGGCTGCTCGTCGCGGTGGCGGCCTCCGCGCTGCTCCAGGTCGGCGGGGTGCTCGTCGGCCCGTTGCGGGCGCTGCTCGGCACCGCTGCGCTCGGTGCCGAGCAGCTGCTGGCCTGCGCGGCCGTCGCGGCGCTGCCCGGGCTCGTGCTGCGGCTGACCCGCCGGTGGCGGTGA
- a CDS encoding universal stress protein — translation MTSRSGAPVVVGVDGSPSALDAVRVAAREAAARHRPLRVVHAFIWPLLGTPLGPVPGGPPDAGLQQQALSLLDEAVDEARKVSTDVVVTGEVVAGAPVAVLRRESRDAALLVLGHRGLGGFAELLVGSVAVQVTARADCPVLVVRGEARADGPVVVGVDGSPLSHEAIGFAFAEAAQRGTILVAVHAWLYPAPVGPGDIVPLVYDVDTLRAEEERVLVESLAGWSERYPEVPVRHRLVAGTAARVLVEESTDAQLTVVGAHGRGALGGLLLGSVSHAVLHHARSPLAIVRHPKDGDGS, via the coding sequence ATGACCAGCAGATCCGGTGCCCCCGTCGTGGTGGGCGTGGACGGTTCCCCCTCAGCTCTGGACGCGGTGCGGGTGGCCGCGCGGGAGGCGGCCGCCCGGCACCGGCCGCTGCGGGTGGTGCACGCCTTCATCTGGCCGCTGCTCGGCACGCCGCTCGGGCCGGTGCCCGGGGGCCCGCCCGACGCCGGCCTCCAGCAGCAGGCGCTGTCCCTGCTGGACGAGGCGGTCGACGAGGCCCGCAAGGTCTCCACCGACGTGGTGGTGACCGGTGAGGTGGTGGCCGGCGCGCCGGTCGCGGTGCTGCGCCGGGAGAGCCGGGACGCGGCCCTGCTGGTGCTCGGCCACCGGGGGCTGGGCGGCTTCGCCGAGCTGCTGGTGGGCTCGGTGGCGGTCCAGGTGACCGCCCGGGCCGACTGCCCGGTGCTGGTGGTGCGCGGCGAGGCGCGCGCCGACGGCCCGGTGGTGGTGGGCGTGGACGGCTCGCCGCTGTCGCACGAGGCGATCGGTTTCGCCTTCGCCGAGGCCGCGCAGCGCGGCACCATCCTGGTCGCGGTGCACGCCTGGCTCTATCCCGCGCCGGTCGGCCCGGGCGACATCGTGCCCCTGGTGTACGACGTGGACACGCTGCGCGCCGAGGAGGAGCGGGTGCTCGTCGAGTCCCTCGCCGGCTGGTCCGAGCGCTATCCCGAGGTGCCCGTGCGGCACCGGCTCGTCGCCGGCACGGCGGCCCGGGTGCTGGTCGAGGAGTCCACCGACGCGCAGCTGACCGTGGTCGGCGCGCACGGTCGCGGCGCCCTCGGCGGACTGCTGCTCGGCTCGGTCAGCCACGCGGTGCTGCACCACGCGCGCAGCCCGCTGGCCATCGTCCGGCACCCGAAGGACGGCGACGGCTCCTGA
- a CDS encoding universal stress protein, which produces MNRPVVVGVDGSPSSLVAAEHAAQAASRRSRPLHLVHGYLHPLGYGVPLNPYDLGVPAPTEEAQKMLEQTAADLVTRHPGLTVEVRQVAGGPGAALVEESRRADLVVVGSRGVGGFAGLLLGSVSAQVALHAHCPALVVRPAEQPIPVGGPVLVGVDGSESAALAVRLAAEEAVRRGAPLVLLHVRAADDGRGVPDEVAESGAAGHAESTDLLAGTAARVRSDHSGLPVEERTVRAAEPEQALISASGQVALVVVGSRGRGGFAGLLLGSVSQAVVQHAHCPVLVAHPHEPAD; this is translated from the coding sequence ATGAACCGACCTGTCGTGGTGGGCGTCGACGGATCGCCGTCCAGCCTGGTCGCCGCGGAGCACGCGGCCCAGGCCGCGAGTCGGCGTTCCCGACCGCTGCACCTGGTGCACGGCTACCTGCACCCGCTCGGGTACGGCGTGCCGCTCAACCCGTACGACCTCGGGGTGCCGGCGCCCACCGAGGAGGCGCAGAAGATGCTCGAACAGACCGCCGCCGACCTGGTGACGCGGCACCCCGGGTTGACCGTGGAGGTGCGTCAGGTCGCCGGCGGGCCGGGCGCCGCCCTGGTCGAGGAGTCCCGCCGGGCCGACCTGGTCGTGGTGGGCAGCCGGGGGGTGGGCGGCTTCGCGGGGCTGCTGCTCGGCTCGGTCAGCGCCCAGGTGGCGCTGCACGCGCACTGCCCGGCGCTGGTGGTCCGCCCCGCCGAGCAGCCGATCCCGGTCGGTGGGCCGGTGCTGGTGGGGGTGGACGGCTCGGAGTCGGCGGCGCTGGCCGTACGACTCGCCGCCGAGGAGGCGGTCCGGCGCGGCGCTCCCCTGGTGCTGCTGCACGTCCGCGCCGCCGACGACGGGCGCGGGGTGCCCGACGAGGTGGCCGAGTCGGGTGCCGCCGGGCACGCCGAGTCGACCGACCTGCTCGCCGGTACGGCGGCCCGGGTCCGCTCCGACCATTCCGGGCTGCCGGTCGAGGAGCGTACGGTCCGGGCGGCCGAGCCGGAGCAAGCGTTGATCTCCGCGAGCGGGCAGGTCGCGCTGGTGGTGGTCGGCTCGCGGGGTCGGGGCGGCTTCGCCGGGCTGCTGCTCGGCTCGGTCAGCCAGGCCGTCGTGCAGCACGCGCACTGCCCGGTGCTGGTGGCCCACCCGCACGAGCCGGCGGACTGA
- a CDS encoding FMN reductase has protein sequence MTRRTLAVVSAGLGQPSSTRLLADQLAAATRDELARRGAEVEIRPVELREHAHDVVNHLLTGFPSAALRAALDAVAGADAVIAVTPIFNASYNGLFKSFFDVLDPGALVDRPVLIGATGGTARHSLALEHALRPMFAYLRAVVVPTAVFAAPEDWSGEGVDGALRGRIRRAGAELADQVDRRPAATGPADPFALTTTFTDLLAGRDPA, from the coding sequence ATGACCCGGCGTACCCTCGCCGTGGTCTCGGCCGGTCTCGGCCAGCCCTCGTCGACCCGGCTGCTCGCCGACCAGCTCGCCGCGGCCACTCGCGACGAGCTGGCCCGGCGCGGCGCCGAGGTGGAGATCCGCCCGGTGGAGCTGCGCGAGCACGCCCACGACGTGGTGAACCACCTGCTCACCGGCTTCCCGTCGGCGGCGCTGCGGGCGGCGCTGGACGCGGTGGCCGGCGCGGACGCCGTCATCGCCGTCACACCGATCTTCAACGCCTCCTACAACGGCCTGTTCAAGTCCTTCTTCGACGTGCTCGACCCCGGCGCCCTGGTCGACCGGCCGGTGCTGATCGGCGCGACCGGCGGCACCGCCCGGCACTCGCTGGCGCTGGAGCACGCGCTCCGGCCGATGTTCGCCTACCTGCGGGCGGTGGTCGTGCCGACCGCGGTCTTCGCCGCGCCGGAGGACTGGTCCGGCGAGGGCGTCGACGGCGCGCTGCGGGGCCGGATCCGCCGGGCCGGCGCGGAGCTGGCCGACCAGGTGGACCGGCGGCCGGCGGCCACCGGCCCGGCCGACCCGTTCGCCCTCACCACCACCTTCACCGACCTGCTCGCCGGCCGCGACCCGGCCTGA
- a CDS encoding LLM class flavin-dependent oxidoreductase gives MQFGVFTVGDVTVDPTTGREPTEHERIKAMVAIALKAEEVGLDVFATGEHHNPPFVPSSPTTLLGHIAARTSRLLLSTSTTLITTNDPVKIAEDYAMLQHLADGRVDLMMGRGNTGPVYPWFGQDIRSGIPLAIENYDLLHRLWREDVVDWKGRFRTPLQSFTSTPRPLDGVPPFVWHGSIRSPEIAEQAAYYGDGFFANHIFWPKEHTQRMVGLYRERFAHYGHGSPEQAIVGLGGQVFLRRNSQDAVREFRPYFDNAPVYGHGPSLEEFSRETPLTVGSPQEVIDRTLGFREYVGDYQRQLFLMDHAGLPLKTVLEQLDLLGEEVVPVLRKEFDTLRPAHVPEAPTHASLVAAREASLTGAKEER, from the coding sequence ATGCAGTTCGGAGTCTTCACCGTCGGCGACGTCACGGTCGACCCGACCACCGGCCGGGAGCCGACCGAGCATGAGCGGATCAAGGCGATGGTGGCCATCGCGCTCAAGGCCGAGGAGGTCGGGCTCGACGTCTTCGCCACCGGCGAGCACCACAACCCGCCCTTCGTGCCCTCGTCGCCCACCACGCTGCTGGGTCACATCGCCGCGCGTACGTCCCGGCTGCTGCTGTCCACCTCGACCACGCTGATCACCACCAACGACCCGGTGAAGATCGCCGAGGACTACGCGATGCTCCAGCACCTGGCCGACGGCCGGGTCGACCTGATGATGGGCCGCGGCAACACCGGGCCGGTCTACCCGTGGTTCGGCCAGGACATCCGCAGCGGCATCCCGCTCGCCATCGAGAACTACGACCTGCTGCACCGGCTGTGGCGCGAGGACGTGGTCGACTGGAAGGGACGCTTCCGCACCCCGCTCCAGTCGTTCACCTCGACGCCGCGCCCGCTCGACGGGGTGCCCCCGTTCGTCTGGCACGGCTCGATCCGCAGCCCGGAGATCGCCGAGCAGGCCGCCTACTACGGTGACGGCTTCTTCGCCAACCACATCTTCTGGCCCAAGGAGCACACCCAGCGGATGGTCGGCCTCTACCGGGAGCGCTTCGCGCACTACGGGCACGGCAGCCCGGAGCAGGCGATCGTCGGGCTCGGGGGGCAGGTCTTCCTCCGGCGCAACTCCCAGGATGCCGTCCGCGAGTTCCGGCCGTACTTCGACAACGCCCCGGTCTACGGGCACGGGCCGTCGCTGGAGGAGTTCAGCCGGGAGACGCCGCTGACCGTCGGCAGCCCGCAGGAGGTCATCGACCGCACCCTGGGCTTCCGCGAGTACGTCGGCGACTACCAGCGCCAGCTGTTCCTGATGGACCACGCCGGCCTGCCGCTGAAGACCGTGCTGGAGCAGCTCGACCTGCTCGGCGAGGAGGTGGTCCCGGTGCTGCGCAAGGAGTTCGACACGCTGCGACCGGCGCACGTGCCGGAGGCGCCGACCCACGCGTCGCTGGTCGCCGCGCGGGAGGCGAGCCTGACCGGCGCGAAGGAGGAGCGATGA
- a CDS encoding DNA-3-methyladenine glycosylase, whose product MTTVDPDTGAQLADLLAGPVVAAARGLLGCTLTANDVTVRITETEAYAGTAGDPASHAHRGRTPRNAVMFGPAGHAYVYFTYGMHWCMNVVTGPDGEASAVLLRAGEVVDGLDVARARRPAVRRDVDLARGPARLCATLGVDRTAYGADLLADGPVRLRPAPVPVPGAAVEAGPRVGVTGAHDVPWRFWIAGDPTVSAYRRHVPRTRRK is encoded by the coding sequence ATGACCACCGTCGACCCGGACACCGGCGCCCAGCTGGCCGACCTGCTCGCCGGCCCGGTGGTGGCGGCGGCACGGGGCCTGCTCGGTTGCACCCTGACCGCCAACGACGTCACCGTCCGGATCACCGAGACCGAGGCGTACGCCGGCACCGCCGGTGACCCGGCCTCGCACGCCCACCGGGGGCGCACCCCGCGCAACGCGGTGATGTTCGGGCCGGCCGGGCACGCCTACGTCTACTTCACCTACGGCATGCACTGGTGCATGAACGTGGTGACCGGCCCCGACGGGGAGGCCTCGGCGGTGCTGCTGCGCGCCGGGGAGGTGGTCGACGGCCTCGACGTCGCCCGGGCGCGGCGCCCCGCCGTACGCCGGGACGTGGACCTGGCGCGCGGGCCGGCGCGGCTCTGCGCCACCCTCGGCGTCGACCGCACGGCCTACGGCGCGGACCTGCTGGCGGACGGCCCGGTGCGGCTGCGTCCCGCCCCCGTGCCGGTGCCCGGGGCGGCGGTCGAGGCCGGTCCCCGGGTCGGCGTCACCGGCGCCCACGACGTGCCGTGGCGGTTCTGGATCGCCGGCGACCCGACGGTGAGCGCCTACCGCCGGCACGTCCCCCGCACCCGACGGAAATAG
- a CDS encoding DNA-binding protein yields the protein MEHMVTLDNDPFTAPDAAQARAHRNYAALVRIAERHAGSDARRRRYAHPDVPDAYEAATLVMALAGGAELEPGEEPVDQADLMAALTLIPHVRAEVDALEAGLLQVARGRGLTWQAIAFGLGLGSAQAARQRYERLTVRTGTGD from the coding sequence ATGGAGCACATGGTCACCCTGGACAACGACCCGTTCACCGCTCCGGATGCTGCTCAGGCGCGAGCGCACCGCAACTACGCGGCGCTGGTGCGGATCGCCGAGCGGCACGCCGGCAGCGACGCCCGCCGCCGGCGCTACGCCCACCCCGACGTGCCCGACGCCTACGAGGCGGCGACGCTGGTGATGGCGCTGGCCGGCGGGGCGGAGCTGGAGCCCGGCGAGGAGCCGGTCGACCAGGCGGACCTGATGGCCGCGCTGACCCTGATCCCGCACGTCCGCGCCGAGGTGGACGCGCTGGAGGCGGGGTTGCTCCAGGTGGCCCGGGGCCGGGGGCTGACCTGGCAGGCGATCGCGTTCGGGCTCGGGCTGGGCAGCGCCCAGGCGGCGCGGCAGCGCTACGAGCGGCTGACCGTCCGGACCGGCACCGGCGACTGA